Proteins encoded in a region of the Armatimonadota bacterium genome:
- a CDS encoding phosphoesterase has translation MKIGIMADSHDNLPKIRAAMELFAREGVGLIIHAGDFVAPFAVRAMHGAPCRVVAVFGNNDGERIGLSKAFEPIGAVHPRIATVEVEGKQVGVVHQDELVAPIAAGNALDVLVYGHTHRLDIRREGSVLIINPGETGGWLTGKCTVVTLDTHTLEPKVWEV, from the coding sequence GTGAAGATAGGCATCATGGCGGACAGTCACGACAACCTGCCCAAAATCCGCGCGGCGATGGAGCTGTTCGCGCGGGAGGGCGTGGGGCTGATCATCCACGCGGGCGATTTCGTCGCACCTTTTGCGGTGCGGGCGATGCACGGTGCGCCCTGTCGGGTGGTAGCGGTGTTCGGTAACAACGACGGCGAGCGTATCGGCTTGTCGAAGGCGTTTGAACCCATCGGCGCGGTGCATCCGCGTATCGCCACGGTAGAGGTGGAGGGCAAGCAGGTGGGCGTCGTGCATCAGGACGAACTGGTCGCGCCCATCGCCGCAGGCAACGCGCTGGACGTGCTGGTGTATGGTCACACCCACAGGCTAGACATCCGCCGCGAGGGGAGCGTGCTGATTATCAACCCCGGCGAGACCGGCGGCTGGCTCACGGGCAAATGCACTGTAGTTACTCTGGACACGCACACTCTGGAGCCGAAAGTGTGGGAGGTGTGA